TTGAGTCTTACTCTGATGGAGATCTCAATCCTGATGGGTTATCTTTAGTGATCTACCATCATTTCTAGGACAATGTACATGGATATCTGCTTTCTCTGTTTGATGCTTTTCATAAGGGGATCAGGACATTTACAGAATTAATTTTGCTCTCATAATTTTATTCCCTAATGAGAAGGGTCAAAGGTTCTTGTACCATGAGCAATCTTAGAGCAATTAGCTTACTTGGATGTACCTACAACAACTTTACCAAGGTGTTGACTAATATATTAGGGTTATTTGTAGATTGGTTTATTAGCAGCAGTCAAGCAGCTTTCATTATAGGTATATTGTGCAACCTGTTGGTCTTCTTGCTGTCTGGAAGATTTGTGTGCTTTCATTATAGGTAGATTGGTTGATTAGCAGCAATCAAACAGTTTATGTAGTATTCAATCGGTCCTACAAACAGTTCATGTAGTAATGGTAAGTTGGTAACTACTATAAACCAAGTATGACGCCTAGGAATGTCAGCACGCTGAGGACGAGCAGCGAGTACGTGGAGAACGCCAGtaccgtcgccgccgcctgagCCTCCGGGTATCTTGTTAGCATCGGCGGCTGCGTGAGCAGCCTCCACCCCAGCGCtgccaaggcggcggcggcggtgacgagAACGAACGCCTCGTCGTACAGGGTGGACAGCGCCCGCTCGATGTCCTTGGCGCGGTAGGTCAGCACCCCCAGCAGCAGCGGCAACGACACGCTCACGAAGCCGTGCCCGGGCGGCTCGCCGTGGACGCCGCTGTAGTTCAGAAGGTCCTGAACGCGTAGCGGGAGCAGCCTCAGCCGCCTGCCCGGCCTGCCGTCCAGCCGCCGCGCGCACCACGCGGCGAGCGCGACCGCCTCGGGGGCGAGCGCGAGCGCCGCGTAGCCGCGCACCTTGGACGCCGCGATGACGAGCGCCGTCGCCgcgacgccggcgacgagcgcgTAGAGCAGCGCCACGAGCTCGGTCACCTGCTGCGGGCCCCGCGCCCTCTTCCGGACGGCCTTGAGGAGCATGAGCGACGCCGCGACGGAGGTGAAGAAGGTGAGGTACTCGGAGGGGACGAAGCGCGCGTCGCGGGCCTGCTCCGGGTAGTTCCGGAAGTAGAAGAAGGCCATGCCGAACCAGCCGCCGAACAGCGTGGACGTGACGCTGGTGGACAGGTCGAGCAGCTGCTGGAGCTGCTCCTCGCAGTTCCGGTACGCGTCCACGTCGTCCCTGAGCCCCGTCGCCGCGCACTGCCACAGCCGGTGCGCcacgaacgccgccgccgcggcgacggTGGCGGACGTCGCGACGACGTTCATGCGCATCATgagcgagagggagaaggagagggagacgAGCAGGAGGGCGCAGGCGTGGACGAGCGACTTGATGGCGACGTACCGGCGGGGACCCGGTATGGGGCAGAAACACTCCCCGACGAGGCCGCGGAGCGAGAGCCCGCAGAAGAAGGTCAGGAACGTGCAGAGCAGCGTGGGAAGGTGCATTGTTTGCTGCCTCTTGTTGGAGTGCTCGATCGCCATCGGCATGAAGATGCCGGCGGCGAGAACCATGACGATCTGCGAGGAGGACTGGATCCGCATGTTCAGGTACCGACTTCCCTACAGGATTAGTAAGAGGGGAATGTGAATGAATCTGTAAATAAACTGACTACTACGCGATGGACAATTAGTACTTTGCTTCAACTTTTTATTGCCACGTACAACGAAACCAACACTCGCAGAGTAAGGATACCTGTTCAAGTCGCTCCTGCTCAGCAGGTCGTATTGCTGCTGCTTGTGCTCCATCCATGCTACCCAGCTCTCAGATGATCTTCCGTGTAGCCAGCACGCTAGGTTCAGAAGTTAGCTACAGCTAGGAATGGATAACCTAGCTGCAGGGCTTCCATGGCTTGTCTTCCTAAAGTCATAAAGAAGCAGGACATGGCCAGAGGAACAACTACCGAATTATGATCGGATCTGAAGGAGAGTTCAAATTATTCTTCGTCAACGCCTCAACCGCAGCAACTATCAAGTGATGATTGGATCAGAAGCATATTATAGCTGAGCAGCAGGTCATGACAGTGAATGATACTAGTTGTTTTCGCTTCCACAACAGTTTATTATGGACCTGCATTTCTTCGTCGTCGGCAGGGTCGTGATTGCTTTGTTAAATTCCCACAGGTCAGCGAGCGGAGAGCAGGGTGACATCAGTTGCCAAGTGGCCAAACATCAGTTGCTCAGCGGTGACGAGAAGAGCAATGCTTTGCCTGAACGAAGTACCACGTTTCACACCGTCTGATTTGCATCTCCTCATAATCAGCCCCTGGTACCAAAGTTGCCACGGAGTTATTTTAGTATCGGGGTAAAATACCACCAGATACTTAAATATCATCCTTTATAGCAACTCCAAGAGACTCTCCGTATCCTTCCTCATTGTTAGAGATTTTGATGGAAAAATACCCTCCAACAGTTTATCTAAGTGGTTATCCAAATGTAGTCATCCTCCATTCCGTATTTCTCGCTAGCCAAACTGTATTTCTCGCTAGCCAAAAGATAGATAACGAAAATAGCTTTCTAGAGTGTACACAAGATATAGAAAAGCTGTTGGAGAGTGAGAATATATAGAAAGCGATTTTTATGCAGAAGGCTCTCCAAATGATAATTTAGAGAGTGAAATTTAGAAAaactcttggagatgctcttagtACCGGGTGGTATTTTAATCCGGTACTAAAATGGCTCCTAAGGCTTTCAAATTTGGACACTGTACTAAAATAGCTTCGTGACAACTTTAGTACCGGGACCGGGTAAAGAGTGACCGGTACTAATCTTGTGCGACGAAATGTCATTTTTCTAGCTGTATAGGATGGGGTCCCGTGGTCAGTGTCACAAACAGCTGGATAAAGGTTTTAAGAAGAGGAACCCTGAGGTTTGTCCAATCCCCATTCCATTCCCTGTTCTTTCATCTGCGATCGTTTCAGACAAGTAATCAAAAGAAGAAAATCGATCCAGTtgagaggggaggaggagacCCTCGATCCCAAACACGGTGCTCCCGCAGTCTGCACGCGCCTCACCTCCGTCTCCGCAGCCCCGCCGGCGAGTGTCTTGACCCCAACTGATCGATCATCATCACGTCTTGATGCCCGTGGCCGTGTCAGCACGCGACGACGTACGAGGAGGGCTCAAGGAGGACTGCGAGCAGGAGCTCCAAGAAGAGTAAATAAAAAGTATGAAACTGTACCGGAAGCGGCAAGAGAAACTGTACTGAACCAATGCAACACCGGTGTAACAAAACGGGAGCACCTGCACGGCTGCACGCGATGCATGCACCGGTTTCTACCTCCGTATTCTCCACGACGTGCGCAGCTACATTTGTCAATGAACATGATTATGTTCCATGGCCCCCGAACGCACCTCTAGCTAATTTGGTTAGCTGGCTCTAGCAGCACTCTTCAGATTCTGGATTCGACTCCCCGTAGAAGCGAATTTCATGCTGAGATTAAAAAAATTCCCTCGCTGACGCGGTAAGGGTTTGGAGGTTTTCTAAACCGGGAAGCTGGTTGCTTCCTCTTGACTAGCAGCACTCTTCAGATTCTGGATTCGACTCCCCGTAGAAGCGAATTTCATGCTGAGATTAAAAAAATTCCCTCGCTGACGCGGTAAGGGTTTGGAGGTTTTCTAAACCGGGAAGCCGGTTGCTTCCTCTTGATGAAAAACGGTGGGGACCGTCACCCCCTCAACATTGGCTTGATCTATAAAGCAAAAGCTGCAAATCACACCTTCAACACTGGCTTGACCTTTAGATTTCATCCTAACATTTAAAACCAGATAGTTCTTACCCTGACTTACAGTACCATTTAAGAAAAACACACCCAGCTGGTTTTGGAGGCAAAACCACCCTCTGTTCAATGTACCTACTGTATAGCTTAGAGAAAAATATTTGGTTCCGTAATGGTGACATTTGAAGGCACCAAGACAGAGTTGGAGGAGTTATTTGGAGATTTTTCCTTTATCTCACAAAATGACAAAAAgcagctgctactgctgctgTACCAATGTGATAGAGGATGTGACATCTATGCTCATTGTCTAGCGACGTGCTCAAGACGTGCATGGCCATGGTGCAAACAACCAGCTGACAAGCGATGGATGTGCAAAAGGTATGTACTTTCGTTGATTTCATGGCAGAACACACACGGTGTTTCTTTTGACGCGTGTGCCTTCGATATATCTTTTTGTCCTAGCTTGTAGGGAATTCGGGGCCTCAACAAACTTATCCAGTCTTGCTCACTAATCATCATGGTTCTTTCCGCCGTCGGCAACGTCGTGTCGTCGTGCCGCCGTCGGCAACATACGGTTAccaatcgggtgtgacaatcttCATTCGTGGCAGAACACCACAGTGTTTAAATGTTTGTGTCTTTGGTATATACTTTTTTCCCTTGTACGGAATTCGCGGCTCATCAAACGCATCCATTCGTGGTCGCTTTCATCATGGTTGTTGCTACCAGCATCATCGTCCCACTTACAGTCGAGCACTCCAACAAGAAGAGGTGTACCTGCCCACATTGATTTGTGCCCATCTCACCTTCCTCTTAGGCACGTCCCTCCGCAACCTCGTCTACAAGTTGATTTCGATGTGTTGTTGATAGTTTGCTGAGACCAATGTCAGCATCACGCCGTAAGAAAAATAATTCCCCTTTCGTTCTTCTAACCactcaaaagaaaaaagaactCCATTGGATGCAAAGggaaggagggggagaagaggggaaagaagaagaaggaaacaAGAATGAGTGGAGATGGGGGAAAAAGGAATCACCCCAACACAAGGACCTGTCCATTAGTATTCAAGCCTAATGCGTCTTGCTAATGAAGGCAAACCTTCCATATTTCTATGACTGTGTTGTTATTGATATTATTAGATCTGACGTGGGCAGGATGGCACACTATCATATAGCCAGTAGAAATTTTCTAATAGTGTGAAAAGAGAATCCGGGCTTCTCACTACCGGATTCAGGGGCTTTGCCGactcggcaaagagaagcactcggcaaaatgtaaatCGGAAAAAATCCAAAAGATgaaacaagaaaaaaaatatttgcACAACCAGCTAGTGAGCTAGTGACCCATCTAATGGGTTGCATATTTTTTTCAGCAATTTTCCATAAGTTGTTGATGATAGGATTCGAACTCACGACCTCCTGCACACAAACAACtccctctaccactgcaccattgaACCACGTGTGTTAGCGTTACGTTTTTATTCTCCGcatattataattaaccgagtgtaaattgtttgtttgagatagtaactaaattcaaattaaAAAGTTGTTAACTATAAAGTGAcataacttttcgagatctacaacttttattttggtagttttttcatccgagatcgtttacaaaatttgaatttcaaatttgaaaacttcaaacgtattttaatatgacacaatgatttcaaatcaaaaagttTTTAACTACAAAATTTtataactttttgagatctacaactttaattttgataGTTTTTCCATTCAaggtcatttgcaaaattcgaattttaaattttctatattcagatgtagtttttgttgataagatgacttcaaattaaaatgttgccaactgtaaaatcttataaattctcaagatctacaaagtttattttggttgttttgtCATTTATTCATCTaacatgataattctaatattgttcacaaatcttatatatctctcttatagtttcataaactacgagagagatatatatgttttgtgaacaaatttacatttattttatcaaatgaagaaatatccaaaacaagaattgtgcatcttgatgagttatacaactttgtagttgaaaatatttttatttgaattaatttactacttcaaaatatgatttgaaaattatctttgccgagtgcctgaaaaaaacactcggcaaaatacttaacactcggcaaagatcttttttcTGGTAGTGTCTACTTCCGCAGAAGTTTGGCACAATTGGTTATTACTGAGTTTTAGCACCACATAATGCAGATATTAAAACAAACTAAACACCACTTAAGTGTTTATGAAATATGATACTGTATTAAGACCAGATTGTATTGCTAAACCAAAAGCATGAGAAAATTCCTTCAATTCTAGTAACTATTGGGATAATTAGTGATTTAGGTTTACTTGAAAACATAGATGTATCATGGATGCAAATCGACAAACCAGTATGATCTAGACATATGTCTGACTACAAAAGCAGGAGATCACATCACATGGAAGGAATAATGGATTTGCACGTACCAAGCGATGTTGATGTCGTGCAACGGGAGAAGCGATGTTGATGACGACGACGGCCGATGGTGTCGAACCATGATGACTGCAAGCAGTCGCACGGAGAGGAAGAAACAAAACAGCATAGACTACTTGGTAGAGCTCGATCTCAAATCTAAGGGCTACCTTTCATCATCAATGAGTACGTAGTCGATATCTTGATTTTCTATGATGTGGTGCTATATATATGGAAAGAAAAACCTTTCACCTTTATACCTATTAGCAATACGGGATTAATAGTGCATCTCTTTTACTTAGGTGTCCTTTGAATGAGAGTATGAGACCTATTATATGGGCTTCCAGGTCAGCAAGACGTACACGAGGTGATGGTTTCTTCATCTTGTAGTCTAATGCATGGTAATGGAGATGTACGTCGCCCTGTGCTCACCACCCTTGCTTGGGTAATCAGATGATAAGAGAACTAAACGGACAGATTGAATTCTTGTCTGGTCGATGATTGACTAGCCCTTGGGTGAGGCCAGCTCAGCAAGGCATCTAACAACTAGAAGTAGGAAATACGTATACGGGCTGGCCCGAGCCTGTCGGGTCGAGCGACTAGTCCATTCTTTTTTTCCAAAAGTTTCTGTCCCAAATAGACACGTCGAGTTATCATCTTACAAGTACACCAGTGAAGAGACTTTCGTGTTCTTCACTCTCATGACACCCTCGTGGGCAAGAACACGGCCACGCAGGTACAGCAAGACGCCACGATTTCAGACAACAGCAAAATTGTGGAGAGTTGGAAACAACAGATTCTTCTTCTTTCATGGTGACCTGCCAAGTCATGTTAATTTTTTTTTCAGCAGTGCCACGTGAAGCTGAACTTGATCGCTATTATAATTTCTATGACATGCTCCCAGTTTTCTGGGAAACTATTTGGCAACTCTGTTATCTCACTATACTTCATTTATATGGGCGCGAACATTGGTAAGAAAGTAGATCCCAAACCAAAACAGCaagcagaaaaaaaaaatgcaggATTGACATGTGGATGTCAATCCAATGACCATTACCAAGTTGGTCACTTCACAATTCACTTAAATATAAGACCAGCCATAAGAAGGCTGCAGAACCAAGAGCAATTTCCAAACACATTTAGAGGTTTTAAAAGACTGCGAAATTCCCAGGAAACTCAAAGTTAACAGCTCCCGTACATAGATGCTGCAACTGTTGCAAACAAAAACCAACTACAGCTTGAAATACCTTCTCGCTGATCATTTTGGATATAGTACAAGTTAGAAGAAAATGAAATAGTAAGCAGATCGATCATGCTTCCTATTGCATACGGAGTAATCAACAAGGAAGAGTCCAAGTAAGCAACAAGGGAAGTACTTTTCCTTTCCAAAATACATATCATCGGAAGAAGCAGTTGTATATCAGGTCAAATATTAAGGGGTAGATTGGATGGCATGTTTCAGATAAGTAACAGAAAAAGAATTTTCTTTCTTCCAACGTAAGTAACATAGAATTTCAAGTAGTACAGTTTGGTGGAATTTGTAATGCATGCTTTAGTTTACCATATAGGAGATGGATAATACACCATAGTTATGACTCCTCGCATgaggagaaaggaaagaaaaataaCTCAAACTGACACAACAAACTTCTGCAATATATGGATAAACTATATGTGCTCTAATTAAAAAGATGTAACGAGGGCAATAAGAACACAACGAAGTTCCCTaaagaaacaacaaaaagatgAGGAAAATGAGTTTGCATTGATTGTTTTGCTGTGATAAAGAAACTGATAACACAACATGTCTACACAGCACAAAGTAAGCAGAATCATAATCATAATATCCCACGTGACGAATCCTAATTTCCATCGTGATTGTCATGCTAGTAATCTAGTACCAATCAAAAACATCGTGCTAGTAGTCTAGTACCAATCAAAAACATCCCTAAGATCATCATCGTTATCATTTCCAGAAACATGTTCTGGCGCATCAGACATTTGTACACCATGCTCGTCATCAAAGCAATGTGCACCCACCTCGTTGATTACACCATCCAATGCATCCTCAAAACAATGAAATGAGATACAAACATAATTAAATAAATTCAATATAAACATAGTTTGTTTTGTCCATGAAAGAACCTTGTTTCCAGGGCCCTCTTCATTTAAAGCACCTTCATGTTTATGTGTATTCTTAATCTTTGGCAGCATGTCTTCAATGTTGAGTTGCTCAATTACCTTTTTGAAATACAAATGATCTGCACACATAAATCAAATAGGTAAAAGACAAGCACTAAGTTAAGACAGATCAAAGATCAGATAAAAAAAAAGCATGGTTTGGCTCACTAGCTCAGCAATGGCTCACCTCCCTGAATGATGAATCATAGCATCATGAACTTGCAATGTTTTTTTTTCTCCTCGGTTTTAAATTTTGCCCGCACCTGATGGTGGGTCTTAGCAGGGACCAATTGTTGTATCATTGCAAAATCACTACCAAATTGCCAAAGAACCTAGACCAGAATTAATAAAAAAATACATATGGAACCAGCATTAATAGAAATAGGTGAGAAAAAGGAATCTTTGCAGAAGATTTGAGGTCACATGAAACAAAAAATAGCAGTCCAAAGTGATTGAAAAAAGAATACCTGGTAAAACAAGTCAGTATCAGATTTTGACCATTTGCTCGGGTTTGTATGTGCATGTAGGAATGGTAATTCAACTTTGATACATTTTGTACGTGGTTTTCTGTTCTGTCATTATCGAAGTTCCTTGCTTCCTCATGACTGTAGTACAAATCATCCAAATCTTCAAGTCGAGAGCTGTATGCATAAAAATGACAATATATTAACTGGAATGGGAGAAACACAGATCAAGAAGTTTGACGCTGAAGTACTCAACGTTTAAAtcttttaattttaaattttgatcAATAAGGTTTTAGATATTTTAGCCTTCAACTTAAATTTAGCCAAACCTATCAGGCATTTTAGAAAGGATGAAACAGCCTGATAGGTTATCTTGGCTTTTAGCCGTGTTTTCAGGCAGCCAGTTAGAAACTGCTTTTGGAAAAAGGGCCTGAATATAATACAGAGATTGAGATATTATTGCAGGAAGAAGAAAGATTGAATTGTAAAGGAACTACAGTCAAAAGGGGAGGAACTGAAATACAGTGGAATTGTTTTGGATATTCAACACAAGCTATATAAAACAAAATGGTATTGTCATGAAAAAGATTTTCAGGAATGGAATACATAGCGCTAGCCACTAACAGTGTGACAGAAGCATTAAATTGGTACCAAAAAACTGAATAATGCAAAAAATGATTCTGTAAGTAACAGGAGCTGCATTAATGTCATCTTGAAATAACCTATATGAAATAGCCACGCCGCCATGAAAAAATAAATAGCTAAACCAAGTTAGCAAATCAATCTATAGTAACACTAGCAGGCTAGCATTGATGATGCAACAATGTGTCAAGGAGTCATTTTGCTATATTGAAAGTGTAACATATCTGGAAAGAAAGTAAGGAGTGGTAAACTGGTCAATCATGCTGGTTTATGCTCATCCAAATGCCTCAAATCTACTTTGCTTAGATGATTATGCATAACATTCAAAAATGAAGGAAAATGTAGTATACCTTGTATTAAAGGATGGTCCAGATGGAATCTCTTTTGCCTGGATAAGTCAAACAAAATCATGAGAAATAGCATGAATATTAAATAAATATTAGTGCTAAACTTGCCACAAAACTCACATGAACACGCTCTCTGGCCTCTTGTAACAATCTGTGATGTGCCGCACTTAGTTTCATTGGATCTATCTCCTCAAGAGGTGTTTCCAGCAAAGTCTTAACCTCTAAAACAGTAAAGGCCCAAGATACAAAAGTGAAAAACTCACATTAATTAAAATTGAAGCTTTGATGTTTAGAGACCaacctttctttctcttctcgTGAATTCTATGGGTAAGCTTCTTCTTCTCAGGTTTTTCTTCCAATTCATCTTTCAAGGTCCTCTTGCGGCCCCCTGAAGACAACTGGCTTTTATCTTTTTGAACCTTCTGCTGTTGTGGCTCTTCTACACCACCCCTTGACTTTTTCCTAACCTTCTGCTCAGCACCAGCAATATAATCGTCATCATTATCATCTTCTTCAGCTAATGAAGGTTCAACACAGTCTTCATCGAAACAGTCAACAGAGGTATGCTTAGGTGTCTCAactttctacaattttttccTGCACCGTAGTTTCATAGTTGTAAGATCTTCAACATCTGAGAATGAACTATCTTCAGCCTGAAAAACAGGTCGTAGTCTAGGTGAGAAGTGAATACTAAGGAAACGAACCACACTTCTTTATTTTTTAAAAGTTCAGTATAAGCTCACAAAGCACAAGTCTGACTTTAGATGTTTGAGTCTAACTGTTAGAGAGGCAGATCACTTTCTCATATTAGATTAGCATGCTTTATATAAAATGCTTTTATGAATAAAACAGCACTTTACTACTATTGTTATGAACTAACTTAAGAGGGCAAAAGGAACAGAATAAAAAATTCATGCAGCACAAATGCAGTCTATTTGCAATCAAGCAACGTCAGCCTGAATTCACCAAACAACTCCAGCCCCTATAGCCTAAATCCTCCTTGCATTACAGGAGTAAGATGCAGAAAACCAGAACTGGCTCCAATCAAGCAACGGCAGCCCGCACTCAACAAACAACAAACTAAGAAGATTCACTACTAAATATTGTAGACTTAAAGAATGGATGGAGTGCGCAGGTGCGCACATCTTTCATAATCCTTCTTGCTATTTCTACGGAATCAACACTGAATAGGCACAACCGCATACCGCAAACGGCCCAGAAATTACGGGGAAAAAAACTACTCCGCATTTAATTTTAACGAGTAGAGGAACCGTTAGGAACTACAGAGCTAGGGTTCGAATCATACCATTCATGGATCTCAAATCGACGCCTATTCCATCTATGCTCGCTGCTCACATGTCCACCCGGCGCACGGGCGGAGGTGGAGCAGGGTCAGCCGCGGGGGATTtggcggggcaggggcggcggacGGGGTCCGGCAGGGGCACACAGCGGCTGAGGGCTGGTCGACGACGGGGACGCGCGGGGCGCAGCACGTGGCGGCGGTTGAGTAAATATCTAGATTCATATTCATAAATTTTCCTATTTATCTGGACAGAACTGTATATCTACACGTTACTGTAAAAGAAAGCGGACAGCGCTTGACATTTGGCCCAACCCAAGAGGAAGCCCAGTAACTTCAGGTGGATTATACGAGCCATAGGCTTTT
The genomic region above belongs to Panicum hallii strain FIL2 chromosome 4, PHallii_v3.1, whole genome shotgun sequence and contains:
- the LOC112889750 gene encoding LOW QUALITY PROTEIN: transcription factor TFIIIB component B''-like (The sequence of the model RefSeq protein was modified relative to this genomic sequence to represent the inferred CDS: inserted 2 bases in 2 codons) codes for the protein MKVRKKSRGGVEEPQQQKVQKDKSQLSSGGRKRTLKDELEEKPEKKKLTHRIHEKRKKEVKTLLETPLEEIDPMKLSAAHHRLLQEARERVHAKEIPSGPSFNTSSRLEDLDDLYYSHEEARNFDNDRTENHVQNVSKLNYHSYMXHTNPSKWSKSDTDLFYQVLWQFGSDFAMIQQLVPAKTHHQVRAKFKTEEKKXTLQVHDAMIHHSGRSFVFQKGN
- the LOC112889116 gene encoding uncharacterized protein LOC112889116, giving the protein MEHKQQQYDLLSRSDLNRYPYSASVGFVGSRYLNMRIQSSSQIVMVLAAGIFMPMAIEHSNKRQQTMHLPTLLCTFLTFFCGLSLRGLVGECFCPIPGPRRYVAIKSLVHACALLLVSLSFSLSLMMRMNVVATSATVAAAAAFVAHRLWQCAATGLRDDVDAYRNCEEQLQQLLDLSTSVTSTLFGGWFRDARFVPSEYLTFFTSVAASLMLLKAVRKRARGPQQVTELVALLYALVAGVAATALVIAASKVRGYAALALAPEAVALAAWCARRLDGRPGRRLRLLPLRVQDLLNYSGVHGEPPGHGFVSVSLPLLLGVLTYRAKDIERALSTLYDEAFVLVTAAAALAALGWRLLTQPPMLTRYPEAQAAATVLAFSTYSLLVLSVLTFLGVILGL